CCAGGGCCAAAAGCGGCACGAGGTTGCCGATGTGCAGGCTGTCGGCCGTGGGGTCGAAGCCGCAGTAGAGCACGCGGCCGGGCGTGTCGAGGTGGTCGCGCAGTCCGGCCTCGTCCGAGGCCTGGTGGACGAGGCCGCGCCAGGAGAGTTCGTCGAAGATGTTCAAGGACGGTCCTTTTTGCGGAAGACGGTTGGCGATTCGGCAGGGCCGCTTACAGGTCCTTGCCGGGAATGGGCGGGGCGGCCCCCGGCGCGGGCGCGGGCGAGGACGCGGCCTTGTCGGCCTTGGGGCCGCGCGGATAGGGCTTGACGCCGCTTATGCGTTCCAGCCGCGCCAGGTTGTCCGGCGCCTTGTCGTAGAGGTCCACGAGCACGTTCAGGGTGAACTGCCCGTTTTTGATATCGGTTTCGATGCGGCTGTCGAAGCCGTTTTTCTGCAATTCGTTCTTGAGGGTCTCGGCGTTCTGGTACTTGCTAAACGAGCCCACCTGGTAGGTCTCGTGGGGGCGTTGCCAGTCGTAGACGGTTTCGTCGGCGCAGCCGGCCAGGGCCAGGGCGGCGACGACGAGCAACGCGGCGAGAAAACGCGGCATGGCGGGCTCCCTAGGGCTTGCCGCCGGCGCGGCGCTGTTTGTCGTTGTATTCGATGACCTCGGTGCGGCCATTTTGCTTTTCCGTGACGAGCATGAGCTTGTCGCCGTCCACGTTGATGTTGACGAGCCTGGAGCACTTGTTGATGCCCGGCACCACGGCGAAGGCCTTGTCCGCGCC
This genomic window from Solidesulfovibrio sp. contains:
- a CDS encoding SPOR domain-containing protein → MPRFLAALLVVAALALAGCADETVYDWQRPHETYQVGSFSKYQNAETLKNELQKNGFDSRIETDIKNGQFTLNVLVDLYDKAPDNLARLERISGVKPYPRGPKADKAASSPAPAPGAAPPIPGKDL